A portion of the Alphaproteobacteria bacterium genome contains these proteins:
- a CDS encoding bifunctional [glutamine synthetase] adenylyltransferase/[glutamine synthetase]-adenylyl-L-tyrosine phosphorylase, which yields MDISNLLPDPAILPLPADPERAALGRERWREAATGCSDAQIGGLAMDFDGDPLGGKILDAIFGNSPFLGRCAVQELPFLVRFTEADPRLAFAALADDLRKRGSTVQSSSEIDRLLRTARRRMALLTGICDITGRWTLEQVVSHLSAFADAAVGEAVAFHLRETAKAGGLRLADPNDPQTGSGFIVLAVGKLGAQELNYSSDIDLIVLFDDEIVATDEPISLQKTMVRLTRNLMRTLDEQTKDGYVFRTDLRLRPDPASTPLAVSVRAAETYYESTGQNWERAAMIKARPIAGDFRAGSAFIDYLTPFVWRKNLDFAAIEDIHSIKRQIHAHRGGADVALHGHNIKLGRGGIREIEFFAQTQQLVWGGRNPDVRLPATCDALRALARAGHINESAADILIDSYRFLRRVEHRLQMIDDRQTQTLPSDDAGLTALAVFLGYPDGEALETALLQNMRAVEEQYAQLFEEAPSLSGPGNLVFTGSEDDPGTLATLTEMGYADPRSVAAVIRGWHHGRYRATRNNRTRQILTALMPALLSAFSKTANPLAALMKFDEFLARLPAGIQVFSLFHSNPGLIDLLAEIMGSAPRLADHLSRNAGLLDAVLSADFFDPPPPRDGLSDQLHAVLWRARDFEDVLDLTRRWTKDYVFRLGVQMLRNRCDAEVVGYTLADIADLNIEALQGYVEKEFALQHGSFGQGGMAVIALGRLGGREMTVTSDLDLIFVYDVGSEAESIGGPKPLAPSHYYARLSQRFLSCLTAPTAEGTLYEVDMRLRPSGNQGPIASSLDAFRTYQSDTAWTWEHMALTRARVVSGPPALRAAIEKIIGATLTRPRPPDALLHDVAEMRVRIEGEHPADSVWDSKHVRGGLVDIEFVAQYMQLRHAANQPEILATNTIAALQKIGDAGLIDAGDADTLREASHLWHQMQGLLRLTLDLGFDPEVAPQGLKDTLAKAANAVDFADLEVKLQNTATRVRAIFDDIIQRPAAMLETKPTEEEHQ from the coding sequence ATGGACATTTCGAATCTGCTGCCTGACCCCGCCATTCTACCCCTCCCGGCCGATCCGGAACGGGCCGCGCTGGGACGGGAGCGTTGGCGGGAAGCCGCGACAGGGTGCTCAGACGCCCAAATCGGCGGTTTGGCGATGGATTTTGACGGCGATCCGCTGGGCGGCAAAATTCTCGACGCCATATTCGGCAACAGTCCGTTTCTGGGCCGTTGCGCGGTTCAAGAACTACCGTTTTTGGTACGCTTTACCGAAGCCGACCCGCGCCTGGCCTTTGCAGCACTTGCCGACGATCTTCGCAAGCGTGGCTCTACGGTACAGAGTTCCTCCGAAATCGATCGCTTGCTACGAACCGCGAGGCGGCGAATGGCATTGCTCACCGGTATCTGCGATATCACCGGGCGATGGACGTTGGAACAAGTCGTTTCACATCTCTCCGCCTTCGCGGACGCTGCGGTCGGCGAGGCCGTCGCGTTCCACCTTAGAGAGACCGCAAAGGCAGGCGGCCTTAGGCTGGCCGACCCGAATGATCCGCAAACCGGTTCCGGCTTTATCGTCCTGGCAGTGGGAAAACTCGGTGCACAGGAGCTCAACTATTCGAGCGACATCGACCTGATCGTCCTGTTCGACGACGAAATCGTGGCGACGGACGAGCCCATCTCCCTTCAGAAAACCATGGTTCGTTTGACCCGAAACTTGATGCGGACCCTCGACGAACAAACAAAGGATGGATATGTCTTTCGAACCGACCTGAGACTGAGGCCGGATCCGGCTTCGACCCCATTGGCGGTTTCGGTCCGAGCCGCGGAAACCTATTACGAAAGTACCGGACAAAACTGGGAACGAGCAGCGATGATAAAGGCCCGTCCGATCGCCGGCGATTTCCGGGCGGGCAGTGCCTTTATCGATTATCTGACCCCATTCGTGTGGCGCAAGAACCTGGATTTCGCCGCCATCGAGGACATTCATTCCATCAAGCGCCAGATTCACGCTCACCGAGGAGGCGCCGACGTCGCGCTTCACGGCCACAATATCAAGCTCGGAAGAGGAGGTATCCGGGAGATCGAGTTTTTTGCGCAAACACAGCAATTGGTTTGGGGTGGTCGCAATCCCGATGTTCGGCTGCCCGCGACCTGCGACGCGCTGCGCGCTTTGGCCAGGGCCGGTCATATCAACGAGTCGGCAGCCGATATCTTGATCGACAGTTACCGTTTCTTGCGCCGAGTAGAACACCGCCTTCAAATGATCGACGATCGCCAGACCCAGACCTTGCCATCCGATGATGCCGGTTTGACCGCATTGGCGGTCTTCCTCGGCTATCCCGACGGCGAGGCGCTTGAGACGGCACTGCTCCAAAACATGCGTGCCGTCGAGGAGCAATATGCGCAGCTGTTCGAAGAGGCACCATCGCTAAGTGGGCCGGGCAATCTCGTTTTTACCGGCTCCGAAGACGATCCCGGCACACTCGCGACCCTTACCGAAATGGGCTATGCCGATCCGCGCTCGGTCGCAGCGGTCATTCGTGGCTGGCACCACGGCCGTTATCGGGCGACCCGCAACAACCGGACACGCCAGATTTTGACCGCCTTGATGCCGGCTCTGTTGTCGGCATTCTCAAAAACGGCAAATCCACTCGCGGCGTTGATGAAATTCGACGAGTTTCTCGCCCGCCTCCCCGCCGGCATACAGGTCTTCTCGTTGTTTCACTCCAATCCCGGTTTGATCGATTTGCTTGCCGAGATAATGGGCAGCGCCCCCCGGCTCGCCGATCATCTGAGCCGCAACGCCGGGCTCCTTGACGCTGTCTTGTCGGCGGATTTTTTCGACCCCCCACCGCCACGCGACGGACTTTCCGATCAACTTCACGCGGTGCTGTGGCGGGCCCGCGATTTTGAGGATGTCCTCGACCTTACACGCCGCTGGACCAAAGACTATGTCTTCCGTCTCGGCGTTCAAATGCTGCGCAATCGGTGCGATGCGGAGGTCGTTGGATACACACTCGCCGATATCGCCGATCTAAATATTGAAGCGCTCCAGGGTTATGTCGAAAAGGAATTTGCCCTCCAGCATGGCTCATTCGGGCAAGGCGGTATGGCGGTGATCGCGCTCGGCCGCCTCGGCGGTAGAGAAATGACTGTTACATCGGACCTCGACCTCATCTTCGTTTACGACGTGGGGAGCGAGGCGGAATCGATCGGTGGACCGAAGCCGCTCGCGCCAAGCCACTATTACGCGCGCTTGAGTCAAAGATTTCTCAGTTGCCTAACCGCGCCGACAGCGGAAGGAACGCTTTACGAAGTCGATATGCGGTTGCGGCCATCAGGCAACCAGGGGCCGATCGCATCCAGCCTCGACGCCTTTCGAACCTATCAGAGTGACACGGCTTGGACTTGGGAGCATATGGCATTGACGCGCGCGCGGGTGGTATCGGGGCCGCCAGCGCTTCGCGCCGCGATAGAGAAAATAATTGGAGCCACGCTGACGCGACCGCGACCGCCCGATGCGTTGCTCCATGACGTAGCCGAGATGCGGGTACGGATCGAAGGGGAACATCCGGCAGATTCGGTCTGGGATAGCAAGCATGTTCGCGGTGGTCTCGTCGATATCGAGTTCGTTGCTCAATATATGCAATTGCGCCACGCCGCCAACCAACCAGAGATATTGGCTACGAACACGATCGCAGCCTTGCAAAAAATAGGTGACGCCGGGCTAATCGACGCCGGCGACGCCGATACGCTCCGCGAAGCGTCCCATCTGTGGCACCAGATGCAGGGGTTGTTGCGGCTGACCCTTGATCTCGGTTTTGATCCGGAGGTGGCACCCCAGGGTCTCAAGGATACCCTGGCCAAGGCGGCGAACGCCGTTGACTTCGCGGACCTGGAGGTCAAATTGCAGAACACGGCGACACGCGTTCGGGCTATTTTTGACGATATTATTCAACGCCCGGCGGCCATGCTCGAAACCAAACCCACGGAGGAAGAACACCAATGA
- a CDS encoding alpha/beta hydrolase: MPEVIINGPEGRIEGRYHHARQPGAPVALLLHPHPEHGGTMNNKVVYHLHHVFVRRGFSVLRFNFRGVGRSQGVFDRGEGELSDAASALDWLQSQNANAAGCWITGFSFGAWIGMQLLMRRPEIEGFISVAPPAHTYDFTFLAPCPSSGLIVQGDQDELVPQESVQKLVDKLSLQKGITIDYQTIKGANHFFHNDGMPKLIRSVEKYLDANLKSAAA, from the coding sequence ATGCCGGAAGTGATCATCAACGGCCCGGAAGGGCGGATCGAAGGCCGCTATCACCATGCCCGTCAGCCGGGCGCGCCTGTCGCCTTGCTGCTCCATCCCCACCCCGAGCACGGGGGAACGATGAACAACAAGGTGGTTTATCACCTGCATCACGTGTTCGTGCGCCGCGGCTTTTCGGTCTTGCGCTTTAATTTTCGCGGGGTCGGCCGTTCGCAGGGCGTTTTCGACCGTGGTGAGGGCGAACTTAGCGACGCCGCCTCCGCACTCGATTGGTTACAAAGCCAAAATGCCAACGCGGCCGGATGTTGGATTACCGGATTCTCATTCGGTGCATGGATCGGCATGCAGCTGCTCATGCGCCGTCCCGAGATCGAGGGGTTCATTTCGGTCGCGCCGCCCGCTCACACCTATGATTTCACCTTTCTCGCCCCGTGTCCGTCGTCGGGGCTTATTGTGCAAGGCGATCAGGACGAATTGGTGCCCCAGGAATCGGTGCAGAAACTGGTCGACAAGCTTTCGCTTCAAAAGGGAATCACGATCGACTACCAAACCATCAAGGGAGCGAACCACTTCTTTCACAACGACGGTATGCCTAAACTGATCAGAAGTGTCGAAAAATACCTTGACGCCAATCTCAAGTCGGCGGCCGCCTGA
- a CDS encoding tyrosine--tRNA ligase, which produces MTKLRSEFMQAVKERGFIHQCTDEAELDSLAYQGPLPAYIGFDCTADSLHVGSLVPIMLLRLLQRSGHKPIVLMGGGTTKIGDPSGKDESRKLLSETEIARNMTGIKRIFERFLEFGDGPTDAIMVNNAEWLDRLGYVSFLREIGGYFTINRMLTFDSVRLRLDREQPLTFLEFNYMVLQAYDFLELSRRYDCVLQMGGSDQWGNIISGVELGRRIDQRSLFGLTSPLITTASGAKMGKTAQGAVWLNADRLSTYDYWQYWRNTEDADVGRFLRLFTDLTIDEIGRLEHLGGNEINEAKKILATEATRLAHGDAVALEAAETARLTFEEGTSGDALPKIDVPGAELETGIPAFALFCKAGLASSNGEARRLIAGGGGRLNDQKISDSNRMVTTSDLGPDGVLKLSAGRKRHALVGTT; this is translated from the coding sequence ATGACCAAACTCCGCTCCGAGTTCATGCAGGCCGTCAAAGAGCGTGGGTTCATCCACCAGTGCACGGATGAAGCGGAACTCGACTCACTGGCATACCAGGGCCCTCTGCCCGCCTATATCGGCTTCGACTGCACGGCCGACAGTCTTCATGTCGGCTCCCTGGTGCCGATCATGCTTCTCCGACTGCTGCAACGCTCGGGGCACAAGCCCATCGTCCTTATGGGCGGCGGCACGACTAAGATCGGCGACCCGTCGGGAAAGGATGAAAGCCGAAAGCTTCTCAGCGAAACCGAGATCGCGCGAAACATGACCGGCATCAAGCGGATATTCGAGCGCTTCTTGGAGTTTGGCGACGGCCCGACCGATGCCATCATGGTCAACAATGCGGAATGGCTCGATCGACTAGGATATGTTTCGTTCCTGCGCGAAATTGGCGGCTATTTCACAATCAACCGGATGTTGACTTTCGATAGCGTCAGGCTCCGGCTTGACCGAGAGCAGCCCCTCACCTTCCTCGAGTTTAACTACATGGTCCTCCAGGCTTACGATTTCCTTGAGCTTTCACGCCGCTACGATTGCGTTTTGCAAATGGGCGGTTCGGACCAATGGGGAAATATCATCAGCGGTGTCGAACTTGGACGACGGATCGACCAGCGGTCTTTGTTCGGCCTTACGTCACCACTGATTACCACGGCGTCCGGCGCAAAAATGGGCAAGACGGCGCAGGGTGCGGTTTGGCTCAATGCCGATCGTTTGAGCACATATGACTACTGGCAGTATTGGCGCAATACCGAGGACGCGGATGTCGGTCGTTTCCTTCGCCTCTTCACCGACCTCACGATCGATGAGATCGGTCGCCTCGAACATTTGGGCGGGAACGAAATAAACGAGGCAAAAAAGATTCTCGCAACGGAAGCAACGCGCTTGGCGCATGGCGACGCTGTGGCCCTCGAAGCGGCGGAGACCGCACGCCTGACATTCGAAGAAGGGACGTCAGGCGACGCATTGCCAAAAATCGACGTACCTGGCGCGGAACTGGAGACGGGGATTCCTGCATTCGCTCTGTTCTGCAAAGCCGGCCTGGCCAGCAGCAACGGCGAGGCGCGCCGCCTGATCGCCGGCGGGGGCGGGCGGCTGAACGATCAGAAGATTTCCGATTCAAACCGGATGGTAACGACGTCCGATCTCGGGCCCGATGGGGTATTGAAGCTCTCGGCGGGCCGCAAGCGTCATGCCCTCGTCGGCACGACCTGA
- the bcp gene encoding thioredoxin-dependent thiol peroxidase, whose protein sequence is MTAKVGNRAPDFTLPADGNGKISLSKLRGRNIILYFYPKDDTSGCTKEACAFAEALPDFSKINAEIVGVSKDSVARHDKFKQKYDLPFTLASDESGAVCEAFGVWVEKSMYGRKYMGIERSTFLIDGKGVIQREWRKVKVTGHVEEVLKAAQTL, encoded by the coding sequence ATGACCGCCAAAGTCGGCAACCGTGCTCCCGATTTCACCCTCCCCGCGGACGGAAACGGTAAGATTAGTCTTTCGAAGCTCAGGGGACGAAATATCATTCTCTATTTCTACCCCAAGGACGATACTTCGGGATGTACCAAGGAGGCCTGTGCCTTTGCCGAGGCACTGCCCGACTTCTCCAAGATCAACGCAGAAATAGTCGGCGTCTCGAAAGACAGCGTCGCACGCCACGACAAGTTCAAGCAAAAGTACGATTTGCCCTTCACACTGGCCTCCGATGAAAGCGGGGCCGTATGTGAAGCATTTGGTGTCTGGGTCGAAAAGAGCATGTACGGACGGAAATACATGGGAATCGAACGCTCCACGTTTCTCATCGACGGCAAAGGCGTCATTCAGCGGGAATGGCGCAAAGTCAAGGTAACCGGCCATGTGGAGGAGGTACTGAAGGCGGCCCAGACGCTTTGA
- a CDS encoding DUF3971 domain-containing protein: MIRRTTKIALEVLGIILAGVAVLAGLAAWRLSTGPISIDFLAPYLEEDLASPDNSYFLKLGDLEVIWGGWSRALTLQADNVKLFRQDGTLITSIPLIEIGLSASALLYGDLAPTSLFLIDPKLRLRRSADGQISFGLGGAERENEPINEGASEAVKNFILGLAAKPNRDQPSGYLTDLRIINGDVNVVDERFAMVWDVPDATIDLQRDKIGLRLDADFNLNFLGEITTVHASGIYNRELATLVLGVGFANLVPPSFADRIDALDYLTAFDFAFDGDLSFAVDITGEVVDIEVNLSSGPGRFISPDLYPDGLGVEAVQLSGRLGENLDSVAIDNLLVDLGGPALVIAGEVNGLRSAPIIDADIALSDLPVDDFGRIWPLGVGEGARDWITENLSDGVVHEVRATGKLTALDPDLDNFRVDGLDGTMKYSGVTVEYLRPMPPVRNVEGTTRFNDQRFDIFIDSGGIDDLVVAGGRVGITRFDNPPEHAAIDLTVAGPVAQALALIDNPPLRYASKMDIDPATIGGDSNIHLRLAFPLLNAISVDELNPKAAAKISALKWADVVDTVDVEDGNLSLDVDEKRMIADGTVTAAGKPIDVNWTENFTDTETVSEVRISGFVDDATLQEVASELSPFLAGSAKVDLHYTSYHGGGATLAAVCDFSDSSMAFPVLAWTKGEGEPGHAEFTLKLEDSKPVEIERFEFTSGGMIARGGATFTPSSDGVQSVTIDELSTGETQIAGTINFESGNLSGFKVTGKSLDLTHIMDEWFNKTDETDADVKEETKGNLDIQAEVGRLYFNFEEQRFVDDFRLSVQRRGTFIQSANVEMKLPKRGEIFGMSIEPTGNIRFLSASTEDAGDLFRVLGIVDTLEGGKLSLSGQFNDSKDEQVLSAKLKIIDFYAVDAPILAQILTVASFTGIVDVLNGRGIYFDVLEGDIDAVGDLYTISNGRAHGSALGLTMNGTYDDEKDRIAFQGTIVPAYFFNSLLGNIPLIGNILVGEKGSGIFAVSYSVSGPQETPEVSVNPLSALLPGVMRDILTGAGPSDSDEKPLYPYDGANEPRNK, translated from the coding sequence GTGATTCGTCGTACGACAAAAATCGCCCTGGAAGTATTGGGAATCATCCTTGCCGGCGTCGCGGTTCTGGCGGGCTTGGCCGCATGGCGATTGTCCACCGGCCCGATCTCCATCGATTTTCTTGCTCCATATCTGGAGGAAGACCTCGCATCGCCCGACAACTCATATTTCCTAAAACTCGGTGACCTCGAAGTGATTTGGGGCGGGTGGTCGAGGGCCCTGACGCTCCAAGCCGACAACGTCAAGTTATTCCGGCAAGACGGCACATTGATTACAAGTATCCCGTTGATCGAAATCGGGTTGAGCGCAAGCGCCCTGCTGTACGGTGATCTCGCCCCGACAAGCCTGTTTCTGATCGATCCGAAGCTTCGCTTGCGGCGCAGCGCGGACGGACAAATCTCCTTCGGTCTTGGCGGGGCGGAACGTGAAAACGAACCGATAAATGAAGGGGCTAGTGAGGCCGTTAAGAATTTTATTCTTGGCCTAGCTGCAAAGCCCAACCGCGATCAGCCGAGCGGCTATTTGACCGACCTGAGAATCATCAATGGTGATGTCAATGTTGTCGACGAACGATTCGCTATGGTGTGGGATGTTCCCGACGCCACGATCGATCTACAGCGCGACAAGATTGGACTTCGCCTAGACGCCGATTTCAATCTCAATTTCCTCGGCGAAATCACCACGGTTCACGCATCCGGTATCTACAATCGCGAATTGGCGACACTGGTCCTCGGCGTAGGATTCGCCAATCTTGTTCCGCCCAGCTTCGCCGACCGAATAGACGCCTTGGACTATTTGACGGCGTTTGATTTCGCGTTCGACGGCGATTTGTCGTTCGCGGTCGACATAACCGGGGAGGTGGTGGATATCGAGGTCAACTTGTCGTCCGGACCCGGTCGCTTCATCAGCCCGGATCTATACCCCGACGGATTGGGCGTCGAGGCGGTGCAATTGAGCGGTCGCCTAGGCGAGAACCTCGACAGCGTGGCAATCGATAACCTTCTGGTGGATCTCGGCGGACCCGCGCTGGTCATCGCCGGCGAGGTCAACGGCCTTCGGTCGGCGCCCATTATCGATGCAGACATCGCGTTAAGCGATCTCCCGGTCGATGATTTTGGTCGCATTTGGCCGCTCGGCGTCGGCGAGGGCGCCCGAGACTGGATCACGGAGAATTTGAGCGATGGCGTCGTTCATGAGGTCCGGGCGACGGGAAAGCTGACAGCGTTGGACCCGGACCTCGATAATTTCAGGGTGGACGGGCTCGACGGCACGATGAAATATAGCGGCGTAACGGTTGAGTATCTCCGCCCTATGCCGCCGGTGCGAAACGTCGAAGGAACGACACGGTTCAACGACCAGCGTTTCGACATCTTTATCGACAGCGGCGGTATTGACGATCTCGTGGTCGCGGGTGGCCGGGTCGGAATAACCAGATTCGATAATCCGCCTGAACACGCGGCCATAGATCTGACGGTTGCCGGCCCGGTCGCACAGGCGCTAGCCCTGATCGACAATCCGCCGCTTCGCTATGCATCAAAAATGGACATCGACCCGGCCACAATTGGCGGCGATTCGAATATTCATTTGCGACTCGCCTTTCCGTTGCTGAACGCGATTAGCGTCGATGAATTGAATCCCAAAGCGGCGGCGAAGATCTCGGCGCTAAAGTGGGCGGACGTGGTCGATACTGTGGATGTCGAGGACGGCAATCTATCCCTCGACGTCGATGAGAAACGGATGATCGCGGACGGCACCGTGACCGCCGCGGGAAAACCGATCGATGTCAACTGGACAGAAAACTTTACCGACACGGAAACCGTCAGCGAGGTAAGGATCTCCGGTTTTGTCGACGATGCAACCCTGCAAGAGGTCGCGTCGGAATTGTCGCCATTTCTGGCTGGGTCGGCAAAGGTCGATTTGCACTACACTTCCTATCATGGAGGTGGAGCGACTTTGGCGGCTGTCTGTGACTTCTCAGATTCGAGTATGGCCTTTCCAGTCCTCGCTTGGACCAAAGGGGAGGGCGAGCCCGGACACGCGGAGTTTACGCTCAAACTCGAGGATTCCAAACCAGTCGAAATCGAGCGTTTCGAATTCACGTCAGGGGGCATGATTGCCCGCGGCGGCGCAACATTTACGCCTTCTTCGGATGGCGTGCAGTCGGTGACAATCGATGAGTTATCGACCGGGGAGACTCAGATTGCCGGCACGATCAATTTCGAATCCGGAAACCTTAGCGGTTTCAAGGTCACGGGCAAAAGCCTCGACCTCACGCACATCATGGATGAGTGGTTCAATAAGACCGACGAAACCGACGCAGACGTCAAAGAAGAGACGAAAGGCAACCTCGACATTCAGGCCGAGGTTGGCAGGCTATATTTCAATTTTGAGGAACAGCGCTTCGTCGACGATTTTCGGCTATCGGTCCAACGGCGCGGCACGTTTATTCAATCGGCGAATGTCGAAATGAAATTGCCCAAACGGGGCGAGATTTTTGGCATGTCGATCGAACCAACCGGAAATATCCGCTTCCTGTCGGCCTCGACCGAGGATGCGGGCGATTTGTTTCGGGTACTCGGAATTGTCGATACGTTGGAAGGCGGTAAACTAAGCCTGAGCGGACAGTTCAATGACAGCAAGGACGAGCAAGTTCTGTCCGCCAAACTCAAAATTATCGATTTTTATGCCGTCGATGCGCCGATTCTGGCGCAGATTCTCACGGTGGCGTCGTTCACCGGTATTGTCGATGTTCTCAATGGACGCGGAATCTACTTCGATGTCCTCGAGGGCGACATCGATGCCGTCGGCGACCTCTACACAATTTCGAACGGGCGCGCGCATGGTTCTGCATTGGGCCTAACGATGAACGGAACCTACGACGACGAAAAGGATCGGATAGCGTTCCAAGGGACAATTGTTCCGGCCTATTTCTTCAACAGCCTGCTCGGCAATATCCCTCTCATCGGAAATATTCTGGTTGGCGAAAAGGGCAGCGGCATTTTCGCCGTTTCCTATTCGGTCTCGGGGCCGCAGGAAACTCCCGAGGTTTCGGTTAACCCGCTTTCCGCCCTCTTGCCGGGGGTCATGCGCGATATTTTGACTGGCGCGGGCCCCTCGGACTCGGATGAGAAACCGCTCTATCCTTATGACGGGGCGAACGAACCTCGCAACAAATAG